CTGCCATGTGCGCGGGTCGTACAGTTTTGTGCTCATGAGGCTCATATTCGTCGAATCTCCTCCTCACAATCCGCAGCCGAATCCATACGTTTCATTAACGCTGACCGGCAGCCTGCCCTGAGCCTGGCGGGCGCCGTAAACGACGTCGAGCGCGGCGTCGATCGAGTAATCGCAGTCGCTGTAGGCGCAAATGCAGGTGCGGAATCGCTCCATATGCCGCAAAATGTACGGGCTGCCGAACACGAGCATGATCAGATCCGGCCGAAGCCGCTTGATCCTGCGGATCAGCTCGAACTGTCCGCCGGGAATCGTGCCGCTTCCCTCCTTGTAGCTGATCACCCGCACGAACGCTGCATACATGACATGCTCGTATGCGGCGGAGTTAAGCGCATCCAGCACGTTTTGCATATCCTGCTCCGTCGGATTTTCATCGATGACCAGCACGTCCGTCCCAGGTTCATACCTTAAGCAGCTTTGCCGCAGGTAGGCCGCCTTCCCGGTAATGCGCGTCCCCATATCCTCGGCTTCCTTCCCTTCATCCGCGCTTCGAGTGGCGATCGCGAGCGTTTTAGTGCCGGCGTTTGCGTTTTGCCTCAGCGGGAGCCGCTCCTTTTCCAAAACTGTAATCGAACGCGCGGCAATTTCCTTCGACAGCTCGATATGCTCGGGCGCCCCCAGCGTTTTCTCCGCCTCCATCCGCGAAACCGGCGTATTTTCCAGCAAACCGAACTTTTCCTTCGTCTGCAAAATGCGCCGAACCGACGCGTCCACCTGCTCCAGGCCAAGCTCGCCTGAACGGACGGCGTCCAGCAGCGCGCGGAACGTCAGCTCGGGATCGGATTGATAATCTTGCAGGATGATATCGTTTCCCGCCCGGATAGCCATGACGGCCGCCCGTTCGATGCCGAACTGCTCTTTAATCGATTTCATCGTCAAGCTGTCCGAAACGATCAGCCCCTCAAACCCGAACTCCTCGCGCAGCAGCCCGGTCATCACCGATCGCGCCAGCGTCGCCGGAAGCTTCTCCTCGCCTGCTCCCGCAAGCGCGGGGTAGAGAATGTGCGCTGTCATAATGCCTGCCATCCCCCGCCGGATCAGCTCACGAAACGGTTTCAGCTCCACTTCCATCAAATATTCGCGGCTGTGCTCCACAATCGGCATCGCCACGTGGGAGTCGGTTTTCGTATCGCCGTGGCCGGGAAAATGCTTTCCGTTCGGGATCACCCCCGCCTCCTGCATCCCCTGCACGTACGCTGCGCCCAGTTCGATGATCAGATCGGTCCGGTCGCTCATCGCCCGTGTGCTGATGATCGGATTATCCGGGTTGGAGTTGACGTCAAGCACCGGATTGCAGATCATGCCGAACCCGGCCGCCCGGCACTCCTTGCCGATGACGTATCCCATCCGGTACGCCAGTTCGCTCGAAAACGTCGCCCCGAGCGCCATCATCGACGGAAACGAAGTGCCCACTTTCAGGTTGTGGTACGCCCCGCGCTCCGCGTCGGAAAAAAACAGCAAAGGCACCGGGGAACGCCTTAAGTATTCGTTCACCGTCTCCAGCAGCCCGCTCAAATCTTCATAACCCGGAAGAATCAGCACGGAGCCGACTGCGCCGATCTTGCCGGAAGAAAGCGCTTCGCGCACCTTCCCTTCGAACGGAAAAGCGCGAACGCAGATCATCTGGCCGATTTTTTGCTCGAGCGTCATGCTTTGAAACCATTGTTCCGCCGTTTTCATATTCTTGCTGCCCCTTCGATTATCGGATTGAAAGATAAGACTGCCGGTCAACGGCAGCCTTTACACCATCTTATTTCATAGCTTTATACCGGTTGTAAGCGTCCTGGTACACTTTAACCACCTTGTCCAGGTTCATTTCCTTCAGCTTCTTCACATAGTCGTCCCACTCGGCATCGATGCCGCCCTGCATAAGCCATTTGGCCTGCATCTTCGAAACATAAGCGGAAATATCGGTCAGGTAACGCGTGCGCACATCGTCTTCCTCCGTCGTGAAATAAAGGTTCGGGAAAACGTTTTTGTCGAGGAACGGCGCATACACTTTATCCATTTCCCCTTTGGTGATCCCTTTTGTTTTGGACGCAGGCGTATCCTTCGTTTTGGCGAAAACGGACGACGAAGCCGGCGCGTTCGAATGCCTGAATTCGTTGGCGTTCATGCCGCTTGGCGGATCGTTTACTTCGAGCGTGCCGTCCGGATTTTGCTTCTGCACCGCGCCGATCATGCCATTAACGGCCTGGATGCTGACCATCGGATCGTACATGTAATCGATCCATCTCATCGTAATTTCCGGGTTTTTGTTCGCGGAGGTGATCACAAAGGCCCCCTTGCTCAAAATTCCCGCCGGGTAGCTGTTCCACAGCTGAACCCCGTTCGGTCCTTTTAACGGCGGAACCGGAACGTAATCGGCCGCTTGGTCGTCCTCCATATAGGTGTTGGGCAGCCATGCGACATAAGCGCCGACGTTGCGGTCCTTGCTTCTCAGCTTCGAGCCGTACACCTTCTCATCGTGAGTCAGCGATTCCACATCTACAAGACCTTCCGCGAACAGCTTGTTGAAATATTTGGTCGCTTCTTTAAATTCAGGACGAATCGCCGAGTAAATGACCTGATCGCCGTCCATAAGGATGTGATCCTGCCTGTCGAGCAGGCCGAACGAACCGTACATCGAATAAATGCCGGTTATCGCGTGGACGCGGAAGGAGAACGGAACTTCGTCTTTCTTGCCGTTGCCGTTCATGTCGTTGTCCTTGAACGCCTTCAGCGTCTTGTAAAACTCGTCCGGCGTCGCCGGAATCGGAAGACCCAGCTTATCCAGCCACTTTTTGTTGATGAACAGCGCGTCTTTCGTCACCGGATACGTCGCGTCGATCGTCGGCAAGGAGTAGATATGCCCGTCCGGCGATGTCAGCTCTTTTTTGTACTGCGGATTTTCCTTCAAAATTTTGCTGAAATTCGGCGCATATTTCTCGATCAGCCCTTCCAGCGGGATGAAAATGCCCTGCGTGCCGTATTTGGCGACTTCGTCCGTTTCCAGAACATAGTGGCCGTATACGGCGTCCGGGTAATCGCCGCTCGCGAACAGCAGGTTTTTCTTCTCTTTCCAGTTGTTCTTGTCGTTCATGTTCCATTCGATCTGCACGTTCGTTTTCTCTTCCACGTCCTTGAAGAAAGGCAGGTCGCCGAACGGCTTTTGTCCGGCAATGCCGTACACCGCCGCGATTTTCAGCTTGACCTTGTCCTTGACGATCGGCAGGCCGGTTGCGTTCATATTGGCGGGGGCCTGCCCCTGCGGTGTCTTTCCGTCCGTCTTTCCGGCAGTTCCGCCGTCCGCGCCGCTGCCTCCTCCGCAGCCGGTCAGGCCGACGGCCATAGCCAGCGCGGTCGTCAAACCGCCTTGAAGCCATAATTTCCGTTTCATCTTTGAACCCCTTTCTACTACTATTTTTCATACAGTCTGCAGGGTTACTGATTTTGATGAATTATTATTCTATGTGTGAATGGAAGGTAAGGGAATGGCTTCAGGGCGAGTTTTTTGATTGCCTTGTTACCTTGTACATTCGAATAAAATCAAGGCAATCAAAACATGTTTGAGCTTCGAAGCCATCCCTTAACTGGAATGAACACTACGTATGAATAATAATTCATCACTTCGTGTAACCCCGCAGACTCCTACCCCTTGAGCGACCCGATCATGACGCCCTTAATGAAATATTTTTGCAAAAACGGATATAAAATCAGCACCGGCAAGCTCGATACGATAATGACGCCGTATTTCATCGTTTCCGCCATTTTGACCAGCTCCGCCTGATTGACAAGCCCGTCCATCATTTGCTCCGACGCTTCGTTGCTGATGAGAATTTTGCGAAGAATGATTTGCAGCGGCTGCAGGTTGTCATCCTTCAAATAAATCAGCGCCTGGAAATAGGAATTCCAATGCCCCACCGCACTGAACAAAATCATGACCGCCACGATCGGCAGCGATACCGGCAGTACGATTTGCAGGAAAAATCGGGTATTCGAGCATCCGTCCATTTTGGCCGCCTCCAGCAGCTCAGCCGGGATGTTGCCTTGAAAAAACGTTCTCGTAATGATGATATTATAGGCGGAAACCGCATTCGGGAGAATCATCGCCCAAACCGTGTTGACCATCCCCATGCTTTTGATGAGCAAATACGTCGGAATAAGCCCGCCGCTGAAAAACATTGTAAACACGATGACCAGCATAAACAGATTGCGTCCGCTCAGATCCGGCCTCGACAGCGCGTATCCGGCGGTTAACGTCAGGACGACGTTCAACGTTGTCCCGAGCACGGTATACATCAGCGAA
The window above is part of the Paenibacillus hamazuiensis genome. Proteins encoded here:
- a CDS encoding extracellular solute-binding protein, giving the protein MKRKLWLQGGLTTALAMAVGLTGCGGGSGADGGTAGKTDGKTPQGQAPANMNATGLPIVKDKVKLKIAAVYGIAGQKPFGDLPFFKDVEEKTNVQIEWNMNDKNNWKEKKNLLFASGDYPDAVYGHYVLETDEVAKYGTQGIFIPLEGLIEKYAPNFSKILKENPQYKKELTSPDGHIYSLPTIDATYPVTKDALFINKKWLDKLGLPIPATPDEFYKTLKAFKDNDMNGNGKKDEVPFSFRVHAITGIYSMYGSFGLLDRQDHILMDGDQVIYSAIRPEFKEATKYFNKLFAEGLVDVESLTHDEKVYGSKLRSKDRNVGAYVAWLPNTYMEDDQAADYVPVPPLKGPNGVQLWNSYPAGILSKGAFVITSANKNPEITMRWIDYMYDPMVSIQAVNGMIGAVQKQNPDGTLEVNDPPSGMNANEFRHSNAPASSSVFAKTKDTPASKTKGITKGEMDKVYAPFLDKNVFPNLYFTTEEDDVRTRYLTDISAYVSKMQAKWLMQGGIDAEWDDYVKKLKEMNLDKVVKVYQDAYNRYKAMK
- a CDS encoding glycoside hydrolase family 3 protein; amino-acid sequence: MKTAEQWFQSMTLEQKIGQMICVRAFPFEGKVREALSSGKIGAVGSVLILPGYEDLSGLLETVNEYLRRSPVPLLFFSDAERGAYHNLKVGTSFPSMMALGATFSSELAYRMGYVIGKECRAAGFGMICNPVLDVNSNPDNPIISTRAMSDRTDLIIELGAAYVQGMQEAGVIPNGKHFPGHGDTKTDSHVAMPIVEHSREYLMEVELKPFRELIRRGMAGIMTAHILYPALAGAGEEKLPATLARSVMTGLLREEFGFEGLIVSDSLTMKSIKEQFGIERAAVMAIRAGNDIILQDYQSDPELTFRALLDAVRSGELGLEQVDASVRRILQTKEKFGLLENTPVSRMEAEKTLGAPEHIELSKEIAARSITVLEKERLPLRQNANAGTKTLAIATRSADEGKEAEDMGTRITGKAAYLRQSCLRYEPGTDVLVIDENPTEQDMQNVLDALNSAAYEHVMYAAFVRVISYKEGSGTIPGGQFELIRRIKRLRPDLIMLVFGSPYILRHMERFRTCICAYSDCDYSIDAALDVVYGARQAQGRLPVSVNETYGFGCGL
- a CDS encoding carbohydrate ABC transporter permease, translating into MVISRSRSDRIFDGFTYAALSVLLLIVLYPLYFVVISSISNPDMVNLGKVTFYPQEPTLEGYRRIFGDSSIWMGYRNSLMYTVLGTTLNVVLTLTAGYALSRPDLSGRNLFMLVIVFTMFFSGGLIPTYLLIKSMGMVNTVWAMILPNAVSAYNIIITRTFFQGNIPAELLEAAKMDGCSNTRFFLQIVLPVSLPIVAVMILFSAVGHWNSYFQALIYLKDDNLQPLQIILRKILISNEASEQMMDGLVNQAELVKMAETMKYGVIIVSSLPVLILYPFLQKYFIKGVMIGSLKG